The following proteins are co-located in the Leptodactylus fuscus isolate aLepFus1 chromosome 8, aLepFus1.hap2, whole genome shotgun sequence genome:
- the FZD7 gene encoding frizzled-7, whose translation MRSAGRLLWALTLGVLLPPGSAAQTYHGEKGISAPDHGFCQPISIPLCTDIAYNQTIMPNLLGHTNQEDAGLEVHQFYPLVKVQCSPELRFFLCSMYAPVCTVLENAIPPCRSLCERARQGCEALMNKFGFQWPERLRCENFPVHGAGEICVGQNTSDTPAGPTANPTPYLPEVITFQPHSPHRDFSCPRQLKVPPYLGYRFLGEKDCGAPCEPSKANGLMYFKEEEVRFARLWVGIWAILCGISTLFTVLTYLVDMRRFSYPERPIIFLSGCYFMVAVAYAAGFLLEERAVCLDRFSEDTYRTVAQGTKKEGCTILFMILYFFGMASSIWWVILSLTWFLAAGMKWGHEAIEANSQYFHLAAWAVPAVKTITILAMGKVDGDLLSGVCYVGINSVQSLRGFVLAPLFVYLFIGTSFLLAGFVSLFRIRTIMKHDGTKTEKLEKLMVRIGVFSVLYTVPATIVLACYFYEQAFRETWEKTWLMQTCKSFAIPCPSQHFSPMSPDFTVFMIKYLMTMIVGITSSFWIWSGKTLQSWRKFYHRLSNNSSGKGETAV comes from the coding sequence ATGAGGAGTGCGGGGCGCCTGCTGTGGGCGCTGACCCTCGGGGTGCTGCTTCCTCCCGGCTCGGCCGCCCAGACTTACCATGGAGAGAAGGGCATCTCTGCCCCGGACCACGGCTTCTGCCAGCCCATCTCCATCCCCCTGTGCACGGACATTGCCTACAACCAGACCATCATGCCCAATCTGCTGGGCCACACCAACCAGGAGGACGCGGGGCTGGAGGTGCACCAGTTCTACCCGCTGGTGAAGGTGCAGTGCTCGCCGGAGCTTCGCTTCTTCCTGTGCTCCATGTACGCTCCGGTGTGCACGGTGCTGGAGAACGCCATCCCCCCGTGCCGCTCGCTGTGTGAGCGGGCCAGACAAGGCTGCGAGGCCCTGATGAATAAGTTCGGCTTCCAGTGGCCGGAGAGACTTCGCTGCGAGAACTTCCCTGTGCACGGAGCAGGAGAGATCTGTGTGGGGCAGAACACGTCGGACACCCCGGCCGGTCCTACCGCTAACCCGACCCCGTACCTGCCGGAGGTGATCACCTTCCAGCCGCACTCCCCGCACCGGGACTTCAGCTGCCCTCGCCAGCTCAAGGTGCCTCCGTATCTGGGCTACCGCTTCCTGGGAGAGAAGGACTGCGGCGCCCCCTGCGAGCCCAGCAAAGCCAACGGCCTGATGTACttcaaggaggaggaggtgcgCTTCGCCCGGCTCTGGGTGGGCATCTGGGCCATCCTGTGCGGCATCTCCACCCTCTTCACCGTGCTCACCTACCTGGTGGACATGCGGCGCTTCAGCTACCCCGAGCGGCCCATCATCTTCCTGTCCGGCTGCTACTTCATGGTGGCCGTGGCTTATGCCGCAGGATTCCTGCTGGAGGAACGCGCCGTGTGTCTGGATCGCTTCTCTGAGGACACTTACCGCACGGTGGCGCAGGGCACCAAGAAGGAGGGCTGCACAATCCTCTTCATGATCCTCTACTTCTTCGGCATGGCCAGCAGCATCTGGTGGGTCATCCTGTCCCTCACCTGGTTCCTGGCTGCTGGTATGAAATGGGGCCATGAAGCCATAGAAGCCAACTCTCAGTACTTCCATCTGGCTGCCTGGGCAGTGCCTGCAGTGAAGACCATCACCATTCTAGCCATGGGCAAGGTAGATGGAGACCTTCTGAGCGGTGTCTGCTACGTGGGCATCAACAGCGTCCAGTCCCTCCGTGGCTTTGTGCTGGCACCTCTCTTCGTTTACCTGTTCATTGGCACATCCTTCCTGCTGGCCGGCTTCGTGTCCTTGTTCCGCATCCGCACCATCATGAAGCACGACGGCACCAAAACCGAGAAGCTGGAGAAGCTGATGGTGCGCATTGGAGTATTCAGCGTGCTCTACACGGTGCCCGCCACCATCGTGCTAGCATGCTACTTCTACGAACAGGCTTTccgggagacctgggagaagacTTGGCTCATGCAGACATGTAAGAGCTTCGCCATCCCGTGCCCCAGCCAACACTTCTCCCCCATGAGCCCAGACTTCACTGTGTTCATGATCAAGTACCTGATGACCATGATCGTGGGCATCACCTCCAGCTTCTGGATCTGGTCTGGGAAGACTCTACAGTCCTGGCGCAAGTTCTACCATAGACTTAGCAACAACAGCAGCGGTAAAGGGGAGACCGCAGTATGA